From Arcobacter sp. LA11, the proteins below share one genomic window:
- the guaB gene encoding IMP dehydrogenase, which produces MRIRKRALTFEDVLLVPAKSEILPKEVSLQTKLTKNITLNIPFVSAAMDTVTEYEAAIAMARLGGIGIIHKNMDIDTQALQVKKVKKSESGMIIDPITIKMDQTLQDAEDIMASYKISGVPVVDDNKVLLGIVTNRDMRFTKDFSKKVSEKMTMMPLITAKEGTTLDEAADVMHANKIEKLPIVDDNNKLIGLITIKDINKKREYPNASKDELGRLIVGAAIGVGQLDRAEALVEAGVDVLVLDSAHGHSKGILDSVADIKSKLDVDIIAGNVATSEGTKALIEAGADCVKVGIGPGSICTTRIVAGVGVPQISAIDECAEEGAKHGIPVIADGGIKYSGDVAKALAVGASSVMMGSALAGTDESPGELILFQGRKFKSYRGMGSIGAMTKGSTDRYFQEGTAADKLVPEGIEGRVAYRGSIADIIHQMTGGLRSSMGYLGSGTITIFQETAEFVEITSAGLKESHVHDVTITNEAPNYHV; this is translated from the coding sequence ATGAGAATTAGAAAAAGAGCCCTAACATTTGAAGATGTTTTATTAGTACCTGCAAAATCAGAGATTTTGCCAAAAGAAGTGTCTTTACAAACAAAATTAACAAAAAATATTACACTAAATATTCCATTTGTTTCTGCTGCGATGGATACTGTAACAGAATATGAAGCTGCAATTGCAATGGCAAGACTTGGTGGAATTGGAATTATTCATAAAAATATGGATATTGATACACAAGCTTTACAGGTAAAAAAAGTAAAAAAATCTGAATCAGGTATGATTATCGATCCAATTACAATTAAAATGGATCAAACTCTTCAAGATGCTGAAGATATTATGGCTTCATACAAAATCTCTGGAGTTCCAGTAGTAGATGATAATAAAGTTTTATTAGGAATTGTTACAAACAGAGATATGAGATTTACTAAAGACTTCTCTAAAAAAGTTAGTGAAAAGATGACAATGATGCCATTAATCACTGCAAAAGAAGGTACAACATTAGATGAAGCTGCTGATGTTATGCATGCAAATAAAATTGAAAAGCTACCAATTGTTGATGATAATAACAAACTTATTGGTCTTATTACAATCAAAGATATTAATAAAAAAAGAGAATACCCAAATGCTTCAAAAGATGAGTTAGGAAGACTAATCGTTGGTGCTGCAATTGGTGTAGGACAATTAGATAGAGCAGAAGCATTAGTAGAAGCTGGTGTTGACGTTTTAGTATTAGATTCAGCTCATGGACACTCTAAGGGTATTTTAGATTCAGTTGCTGATATCAAGTCAAAACTTGATGTAGATATTATTGCTGGAAATGTTGCAACTTCTGAAGGAACAAAAGCACTTATAGAAGCTGGAGCTGATTGTGTAAAAGTTGGAATTGGACCTGGTTCAATTTGTACAACAAGAATTGTAGCAGGTGTTGGTGTTCCACAAATTTCTGCTATTGATGAGTGTGCAGAAGAGGGTGCTAAACATGGTATTCCAGTTATCGCTGATGGTGGTATCAAATACTCTGGTGATGTTGCAAAAGCATTAGCAGTTGGTGCAAGTTCTGTTATGATGGGTTCTGCACTAGCAGGTACTGATGAATCTCCAGGTGAATTAATTTTATTCCAAGGAAGAAAATTTAAATCATACAGAGGAATGGGTTCTATTGGAGCTATGACAAAAGGAAGTACTGATAGATACTTCCAAGAAGGAACAGCAGCTGACAAGCTAGTACCAGAAGGTATTGAAGGTAGAGTTGCCTATAGAGGTTCTATCGCTGATATTATTCATCAAATGACAGGTGGATTAAGATCATCTATGGGATACCTTGGTTCTGGAACTATTACAATATTCCAAGAAACTGCAGAGTTTGTTGAGATTACAAGTGCAGGACTTAAAGAGTCTCACGTGCATGATGTAACAATTACAAACGAAGCTCCAAATTATCATGTTTAA
- a CDS encoding HTH domain-containing protein — protein MKISYHRRRKIKTRRIALRDLILRGIEEPKDLAKELNVTEPTIKRDLEALKTMSEEDFTFQTRQTSQEILDKKDTILSMLDNEEYYTENGDINISKITSELKTSRSIIMSVLNGE, from the coding sequence ATGAAAATCTCTTATCATCGTAGACGTAAAATTAAAACTAGAAGAATAGCTTTACGAGATTTGATTTTACGAGGTATTGAAGAACCTAAAGATTTAGCAAAAGAGTTAAACGTTACAGAACCTACTATAAAAAGAGATTTAGAAGCACTTAAAACTATGAGTGAAGAAGATTTTACTTTTCAGACTAGACAAACATCTCAAGAGATACTTGATAAGAAAGATACTATTTTAAGTATGTTAGATAATGAAGAATATTACACCGAAAATGGTGATATAAATATATCAAAGATAACAAGTGAACTTAAAACAAGCAGATCAATAATTATGTCTGTTTTAAATGGAGAATAA